The proteins below come from a single Mycolicibacterium sp. TY81 genomic window:
- the rsmD gene encoding 16S rRNA (guanine(966)-N(2))-methyltransferase RsmD yields the protein MTRIIGGRHGGRRISVPAKGTRPTTDRVRESLFNVLAARVDFDGARVLDLYAGSGALGLEALSRGAASALFVEADRRAAAVISRNIAELGVDGAVVRCGTASSVTATTAPRPVDLVFADPPYDVPAADVEAVVGQLVSGGWLAEGAVAVIERPASGPALVWPAGWTVLKERRYGDTRLEMAEWAG from the coding sequence CTGACCCGGATCATCGGCGGCCGCCACGGCGGCCGCCGGATCTCGGTGCCCGCCAAAGGGACTCGGCCGACGACGGATCGGGTCCGCGAGTCGCTGTTCAACGTGCTGGCGGCCCGGGTGGACTTCGACGGGGCCCGGGTGCTCGACCTGTACGCCGGATCGGGGGCGCTCGGATTGGAGGCGCTGTCGCGCGGTGCGGCGTCGGCCCTGTTCGTGGAGGCCGACCGGCGCGCCGCGGCGGTGATCTCGCGCAACATCGCCGAACTCGGGGTCGACGGCGCCGTCGTGCGGTGCGGTACGGCGTCCAGCGTGACGGCGACGACGGCGCCGCGGCCGGTGGACCTGGTGTTCGCGGACCCGCCCTACGACGTGCCGGCCGCCGACGTGGAAGCCGTTGTCGGGCAGCTCGTTTCGGGCGGCTGGCTGGCCGAGGGTGCCGTCGCGGTGATCGAGCGCCCGGCGTCCGGTCCGGCGCTCGTCTGGCCGGCCGGCTGGACCGTGCTGAAGGAGCGGCGCTACGGCGACACGCGACTGGAAATGGCGGAGTGGGCCGGCTGA